A genomic stretch from Apis cerana isolate GH-2021 linkage group LG9, AcerK_1.0, whole genome shotgun sequence includes:
- the LOC133665631 gene encoding zinc finger protein 500-like: protein MSCKVIGRGRRRFGPCRRFACSAGFCFVQIEQPFTKAKTRFPCPNCTSSFGQKASLTRHLKYECRQEPRFLCPYCQHRIDRGGYHESSHRSNESKKFCCPNCPSGFTRVTNLRRHVRHDLLSAVIELPLSRGSVPAIGTPTMLSSSREQAGEQR from the exons ATGTCCTGTAAAGTTATCGGCCGTGGAAGAAGAAGGTTTGGTCCTTGTCGACGTTTCGCAT GTTCTGCTGGCTTCTGTTTCGTTCAAATCGAACAGCCGTTTACCAAGGCAAAGACAAGATTCCCGTGTCCGAATTGCACGAGTAGCTTCGGCCAGAAAGCGAGTCTTACCCGTCATTTGAAATACGAGTGCAGACAAGAGCCACGATTTCTGTGCCCTTACTGCCAGCACAGAA TTGACCGAGGCGGTTACCACGAGTCGAGCCATCGCTCGAACGAGTCGAAGAAATTCTGCTGTCCTAATTGTCCCAGCGGATTCACCAGGGTGACGAATCTTCGAAGGCACGTGAG GCACGATTTATTATCCGCCGTCATCGAGCTTCCATTATCGCGCGGATCAGTGCCGGCAATTGGAACGCCAACAATGTTATCGTCGTCTAGGGAGCAAGCAGGGGAGCAACGATAA